CGGCTTCGACATGAGGACAGAGTGCACGCAGATCATCGCTCTGCCGAAAAGAAGAACCATCGACTCCTCTGACGTCATTGGGATCGCCAAGTGGGAGGGAAAGTCGCTTTGCCTGATCCATTACCGTAGGTTTTCTCAGGTGTTCGCTCTGTGGTTGCTGGAGAAGAGAAGCAACGGTGTGCTAGTACGGGTGAAGAAGCACGAGATAAGCTTAACCACGATGGGGTTCGAGGAACCACTCAACGTGAGCTCCGTCACGCTGAGCGAGGTGGCCACTACCACGTTACTTGTTTTCACGGTATATGACGAGGTACACAGCTACAGTATGAAGGATGGAGAAATCAAGAAGCTGGCATCGCTGGGATTCTATTACCCATCGTTGATCCCTTATTCTAATACGCTTTGGCCATGCGGTCAACAAGAGGAGCTGTTGGAATgaagatacttttttttttttttttatttcctattatgAATACATTACAGTAGATAGAGAAAAGAAGTTGAAAGAAACATTTTCTCCTATTTCCTATTATGTTGTCAATGCTGCActtaaatatcatgaaattgtGAGGAAGTTCTTCAGATTGAAATCGAGTTTTTTTGTTAATAGATGATTTTTCTGCCGTTCTTGCCTTGCTCATcctgaatgaaacagcaagattCCTAGGGAGACAACATTAAAATTGTTGACAATCTACAACATATCATAGTAGAGAAATTTACTTGACTTAATATGCACAGTAAACAACAGGTTAATTATGGTGTTCCAAGTCAAAGACtgccaaaaaaaaattcatatgtcctgaaagagaagaggattggATTGTTTGGTTGATTCATATGCTTGCATCCCCCTACCGAGCTTACATCTTGTCGTTCCGCAATTATGACCAATCTGTGTTCTCTATGCAATCTCATTAGCGAATTCTCCAAGTATGATCGGTGCGACCGCCATCGAGAATACGGCTGCTGTGACGCTTGCGTCGGTGCTAACAAGATCTCTGCAAACCGCACGCTGGTTGGTTTCTCTTTGTTTGTGATCACGCAAAAGTTTGCCGATGTGGTGTTCGGGGATTCGCCCGTGGACAGAACCTCGCCTCCCTAAGGAGAGGAGGCGCTCGCTCGCTTGCTGGCGCAGAACCACAACACTTAAATCTTCTCCTAATGTGAATTGTTCATGAGAATTTATATCATCTTCCGGCATTTGAGCATTCTCATATCATTAGAAATTTTGAGCATTCTCATAATTGAAATAATCCCACTTGGTAAGAACTCAGAAGAGTAAAGTAAAATTTTGAGTAAAACCTAGTGCAGCATAtcacctgatttttttttttaattcttactAATGTGAAACATCTTTCAGTGTCTACCCCaacataaatattctcttaacaTTAATAGGGATAATTATGGACCTAAATATAATTAACGAATATTAAAATATCATGTCCATAAAAAAGCTATGAAGATTTCTTTGATCTTGCATTAAGTGCACGATTGGAGCATCGGGCCCTCTGAATGTTTCTGTCTGAGTGGATGCATTAGATAGATGTTTTGCTCGATTTGTGCATATTGGTCGCACTGAATGCTTTTATCCTGCAGATACATCGAGCACAGAGGGAAAAAGAAAACATTTAAACGAATGGTACGAATAATATTAGAGATCGGTTAAGGTCCAAACACACGGAAACCCACAAAATTTGACCAACATATTAGATTTGGAACTCCCGATAATGATATTTTCTCGTTAGGATGACATCTTAGTTTGGGGAAGTAGTTGGTGGACTACGATGATGTGTTTCTCACATATTGTAAATTTAAAAGAAGGAAAATTTTGGATGTCACATCCAAAGCCTACCTCCAAGAGAAAGAAGAATATGAATTAGTAATTCACCTGACAACCAGTCTCTGGTAGTTTACTCGATCTTCCCCTCCATCCCTGAGAAGACATACTAATGCAACAGGAACTTATGTTGCATACTGGAGCAGTCCAAGGCCTTCTGCTGAAGGGAgcctagattcccctgtatctatTCTCAAATCGATTAGGATAAAAGAAAATGGGTTACAGAAGAAATTATGATGAAACAGATACTTCCACCAGTTATGTTCCAATTACAAACCATCCAGTGATGTTTTTTGTCATCTCTCATCTGCTTACAGTATACAAGAACTGATGGAACTACCACCTgttcaatggtcagacaaagggcAAATCCAAAATTATTACAGTCGATGCAGATATAATGAGACGCAAAAACCACGGATCTGATACTCAAGCATACCATCCAAATTACATGATCAAGTGCGAGGCAGCAGTGAGACAAGCAGAGATCAATCTACCTCTGAGCTCAGATTGCTGCCAACTTTCTGTCACACCCCTCTGTCAGTGAATGCAAAATGATGAATATCCATCCAAACATGAAAATGCTTAAGCAGCAAGTTCTGAGCTTGTGCCTACGCCTGCATTTCTGTTCATACTTCTCTATGTGATCAAATATTGGATTAATGTGTCTGATTGAATGGATGAGAAAAAAACTGAATATATTCTTGCAAACCTTCCGCAGGGATATCTACCAAAATCCAGGGCCCCTTATGTACCACTTCACGACTTAATAAAAAACAGAATTAATTGTATGGTCTGTGAACTTGCTTTCAGTACTTGATGACATGGTGCCGTAGCCAAAGTTCGTACATTACCATGTGGAATGCATCGTATGGTATTGGAGGTGAGTGCCATTCGAAGTGCTTCTGAACCTGAAAACAGACCAAATGTAAAATAagggaaagaaaaattaaaacatGAAAGCAATTGGTGGCATTTGAAGTCTTATGATGCTATTAAATGTAACCCTTCTTTAAGACAGTCATTACAATTGTTACTTgtcaataattatatttatttccttTAATGGAGCATGTCTTTCATATACCATTTACACAAAACTTGTGTCATATTTTGATAATTCAAGATACTGCATACAGAAAGTTCTACTTGCCATCTACCAAACTCAAAGTCTGAATTAAGCAGGGTGGAAGATCAAACTACTGTTTCACATACTACAAAAATGAAACAACAGATAAGACGAAGCAAAAGTGTTAAGCTGTGCAATTTAACAAGCAAAGTGATGTGAATGATGCTTTGGATCAAATGCCACAAACACAGTAGTCGTGATTTTCCAAGGGGCTAGCAGATAACATGGATGCCAGTTACAAAGAAACAAACATGCTTCCCTTAGATATCTAGGTTTACTTCTTCACAAACCAAGGCTTCAGCAGAGCctattcttttttattcttttaacaaaagaaaatattgttttcgtgcatatatattaatatttgggATTAACTGTTGCATTCTTGTGTTCTTCTAGAAAGCCACAAACTAGAGTCTCACATAAAGCTTGTTTAGAATTAACATTTAATCCATACTTCATCTCTCTGCGACCATTGAGCACAgaccacacacactctctctctcccctAAATACAAGGATATGGTCTCAACTTACAAGATTCTACAAGAATCTCAAATGTGCAGTAAACTTGAAACACACCACCACTTTCCTTCAAAAATCAGCATCAGCACCTTGCAAGAGATATCTTTCTGATCCTGAACttcaagaatatcaagaagatatatatatatatatatatatatatatatatatatatatatatatatatatatatatatatatatcctttgtcAAATGCCTCAGCATCCACTTTATGATGATGGAGGATCAATATAGGTCTCCAGTTAAAACAAAATGACCACTAAAATTTATTTATTGGCAATCCCCCAAGTTCTCGTCTCCTATACAGCCTAATATCTCTTCAatctcaaattatgacaaaatccATCACAAGAAAACTACAGAAACAGTGAAGAATGAAGTAAGAAACATTCAAGTGGTGATATGACAATATAACTATGCATAGAGTCATCACATATTTGAagcaaataaaatatttaagagTCTAAGATTTCACAAATAGAAGCAAATAAAACATTTTACATTTTTCAATAAAAGTTACACCTCTTGTAACTATTCTCTTTTTATAAGACAAACACAAGGAAAATCCTGAAATAATTGAGAATCAAAGTACTCTTCATGTTCTTCTCAACACTACAAGTTCACCACAAAGGACATGAGAGTCAGATATTACGGCTCGTCATTAGCTCTTTATTAGCAGCATTTCCTCCTATTTTCTCTTTGCTGATTTCTGATGCTTCATCTTGAAGCAACTTGGGATTTAGAGAGTCCATATTAAAAAAGACAATGAACTTTGATTGCATGGAACATACAGATATTTTCAGTATAACAACTAAAAGTAGAGCAAAACACACCACTAGTTCTTGAGCTTTGGGGCAAATTTTAATTAGATCTCTAGCTTCAACTTTCGCCAATAGACTTCCTAAAGTTTTAAGTAATTTCCATCAAGtcatagtatcaactttcatccaTGAACCTTAAGGAAAGTTGGCCTTGTTGCATAATAAGATCTGACTTTCCAACTTGGCATAGACAACAAAAAATTTTAGAGGTATAATTAGACTTGCCTTGCCTTGATTTATAATGGGCACGTTGCGCAACATCTTTTGTTAAAGCTCTTACCAGGATGGCAGGTCAAGTCCTAATGTGCAACCGCAATTCAGCTTTTCATCAAGGCTTAAATGAAAGCTGACGGCAGGATATGATTGTATCTTTTGTTAACATTTAGTGTCAATTGGAAAACATTGGAAGTTTATCTGCACAACTGAAAATTTCTCCAAAGTTCAACTAGCGATATAATTTACTGATAGAATTGGGTTTAAGCACTTCTCCAGCCAGTCGATCTTATGTCTCATTACTAGAAATTAATGATGGCATACCTCAACTAAGTGCTCATGCAACTCAACAAACTTCTCATGTGGTATGGACTTCAGAATAGACTTAAGCTGGTAGACATCACTCTCCTTGAGTATAACAGAGAACTTCTGCCAGTCAAGGATGTCATTAAATGGCAGATCATAGTAATTGGATATAATTACTGCAAATTGGAAAAATGAACTCTGGTTAGCAAACTGCACTTATGTAGAAAACAACAGCAGATAACAAATTCAAATGAACTAGGACTACACGATGATAATATATCCATCTACCTGAGTAATTAAATGATGGGGTTCTAACCTGGAATACATCCATAGTGAATGGAGTCTGCTATGCGAGCACTGTTGACTTGGGAACCACCTGGACATATGCAGAACTTCGTCCTGTAGAACTGCTTCTGATAGACCAACTCTCCAGTAGCTCTGCTTATGCGATTATTGCTAATGGCAAGCTCTGTGTCATTCTCCCATACACGAGCTAATATGACTCTTATCTTTGAGTTTCTATGGCCTGCCCAAAATCCAAGTATAGTCCTGGTGTTTGTGTAAGGGTTCAAGAAAAGCAAGTTATCAGTGCATGGTCATTGTCTTTTATTCTAAGGTCACAATGAATTGACTAGGCTTTGAGGCAAACAAGTATGCTAACTGAACTATAGGTTAACACCTTTAGAAATGCAGATAAAACACTTTTTGGTGCACTCCTCAAATTGCAACAATGAAAATAATTGAAGTTAAATAAATCAATATATATGTACAACACAATGCCAGTATATTAATCAGCATTGGATGTAAATACAGAAGCTGGATCATGTAGGTTGGTATAACGCGATTAACCCAATGATCAATAACATAAATCCCCAGCTATAACTGTCACATGATGTCTATTACCTGTGCCCTAGAACCAATCATGTAAAAGAAACATCTGCTCAAGTCAGGTTTCAACCTGTTCTCAATATCATTTCCTCCTGGTGGCAGAGCAAATGGCTGCAGCACTTGGGGAAGAGCTATATCCTTGTGTGGGATGTAACCAACATCATAGCTTGGCGAACAGACAACCCGAATTGAATTCTTTACAACCATTTGAAGTCCTTCAAATGCTCTCACACCAACATCATGGCAAGTTACAAAAAAGTGATCTGCACCCATGGTTCTATTCCAATATGGATATTTACTTATCAAGCTTTCAACATAATTTTGAACTATGATGGTCATATTCTCATATGATATGCCCtgcaaaacagaaaaaaaaaaaatatgtacAAAGGAAAAAGATCAACCAAAATGCAGTAAAAGCCTTCTTGTTCAGCAAACAAACTACGACCATATCCAAATTTGATAGACAATTTTCCCAAATGACTGTAACATCATCCCATGTAAAAATAATTTGTAGGACCTACTCTTTGATGCATCCATAATTCATAGAAAACGTAAAAATTCTGGCATGACGTGCATAAATGAAAGTCTGAAACATGCCCATCATCAGTGAGTATATTATACTTCTCTTCGACATAGTTAACTAGAATGGGTATGGTAGAACACTATAATTGATCCAACATTATGTTGTTCTTGTATTGGCTGAGCCTATAGAGTTTTCTGAATCCATTGTGAGTCATTTAAACTAAAATTATAATCATTTGCCCGTAGGAGGTAAAGGTTTTTGGCAGAGCATATTCACATATTGTAGGACCTACTTTTTGATGCATCCATAATTTATAGAAAACGTAAACATTCTGGCATGACATGCATAAATGAACGTCTGAAACATACCATCATCAGTGAGTATATTATACTTCTCTTCGATATAGTTAACTGGAATAGGTACGGTAGAACCCTATAATTGATCCAACATTATGTTGTTCTTGTATTGGCTGAGCCTCTAGAGTTCTCTGAATCAGTTGAGAGTCATTTAAACTAAAACTATAATCAGTTGCCTGTAGGAGTAACAGGTTTTTGGCAGAGAATATTCACATATTGGATTTGTTCTTTCGGTCCCTTTCCTATTGCAATTACGGACCATATATATAACACACCTAGTAAATATACCACATTAAATCACATACGAAACGTTGTACAACCAAAATGATGTAATGATAATACTTAGTGTTAACTAGTAAGCTGAAAGTATCCTAGATGAACGAAAGAATTAAAAGTGCATAGATACAGAGGTTACAGTGACAATGAAAAGATGTGGAACGAAGCACAAAGATCTCGAAAACTCTAACCTTCCCTCTCATCTTATGGCACGATATGGGCACAAAGAACAGGTCGGCCTGATCGGCATCCTCCGTCCGGAAGCGGCTCTCGCGGATGTTCTGGAAGAAGTACCCCTCGCTGGAGTACTTCCCAGTCAGCTTCCGCGGTGTCTGGAAGTAGGTATTCGGATCCCCATCCGGGTAGATAAAAACCTTAAATTTCCTCTCCATCTCCGCGTAGTTCTTCAAGAAGACGTCCGGGGAGTGGTAGATCGAGGAAGGGGCCAGCATCCGGCTGGAAAGATCGCTGGAAACTTCGGCCACAGCCACCTTCAGCATCAAGAATCAGTGACATTGCAGGAAatgaaagaacagaaggagaatacgacacaaaagagagagagatcttgtTGTTATACTTCGAGTACCTCCGGGGAGGGAAATTGGGGAGACGAGCGGAGGGATCTGAGAGAGAGGAGGCTGAAGCAGATCAGGGTAAGGGCAGCGACAGCGAGGAGAGAGCGCTGGATAGAGCAGGCGGCCGTGGCCGCGGAGGGCAGCGGCTTTCCGGCCATCGGTCGCCAAGAACTCTCTGCGAAGGTATCGAGGGTTGCAAGATGGAGGCCAGTGTCCGAGaggagagtgcacaaggatggagGAGAAAAGCCAAAGGGTGGCTGAGCTGGTGGGGGTGCAACCAAGCCAAGTTTGAACCAGGCTTTCCTGGTTCGAGCTCGGGTTGAGATCAGGTTCGAGCCCGAACTGTGTCAACGTATCGTAAGGAGACTATCGATCTGGTAGTTTCACCGGGAATTAGAAGTTATGTGGGTTGTTTGATTGAACTCACTCCACAATGATTAGGAATACGGCGGAAACTCTCACCGAGTCCGAGACACACGAAGCATTACATTCCCGGTGACCCGTCCCTTCCGTGCATTCAGCCCCGCGGACATAACAAACGTGTGGTGACCGACTCCGACGAAGgatcgaagaggaagaagaaacgacgacgaaggaagaagaagaagaagaatactaATCATAGAGGAGGAGAGCTCGTTCTCCGCCACCTTCTCTCAGTACCTCCCTCGAGCCGACGCCGCCGTCCCAGCGTCGTCATCTTCTCCGGCCTCGACACGCCTTGGCCGACCTCCACAGGTATTTGGATCATAATGTTCCTATAAATACTATGAAATTAGTTATATAGCTCATCTTGCAACTAGCATTATTTGAAATACAAACTATTTTATGGATCATAAAAgaaattttctattaattttttaCCAGAAAACCAATTttgacaaacaaaaaaaaaaccaatttttttttctgaaaaatgaTGTTTTAGGCGAGATTAGTACATTTTGACCTGCGGAACGAACACAACACTAGAG
The window above is part of the Musa acuminata AAA Group cultivar baxijiao chromosome BXJ2-6, Cavendish_Baxijiao_AAA, whole genome shotgun sequence genome. Proteins encoded here:
- the LOC103988659 gene encoding probable glycosyltransferase At5g03795 isoform X2, producing the protein MAGKPLPSAATAACSIQRSLLAVAALTLICFSLLSLRSLRSSPQFPSPEVLEVAVAEVSSDLSSRMLAPSSIYHSPDVFLKNYAEMERKFKVFIYPDGDPNTYFQTPRKLTGKYSSEGYFFQNIRESRFRTEDADQADLFFVPISCHKMRGKGISYENMTIIVQNYVESLISKYPYWNRTMGADHFFVTCHDVGVRAFEGLQMVVKNSIRVVCSPSYDVGYIPHKDIALPQVLQPFALPPGGNDIENRTILGFWAGHRNSKIRVILARVWENDTELAISNNRISRATGELVYQKQFYRTKFCICPGGSQVNSARIADSIHYGCIPVIISNYYDLPFNDILDWQKFSVILKESDVYQLKSILKSIPHEKFVELHEHLVEVQKHFEWHSPPIPYDAFHMVMYELWLRHHVIKY
- the LOC103988659 gene encoding probable glycosyltransferase At5g03795 isoform X1 gives rise to the protein MAGKPLPSAATAACSIQRSLLAVAALTLICFSLLSLRSLRSSPQFPSPEVAVAEVSSDLSSRMLAPSSIYHSPDVFLKNYAEMERKFKVFIYPDGDPNTYFQTPRKLTGKYSSEGYFFQNIRESRFRTEDADQADLFFVPISCHKMRGKGISYENMTIIVQNYVESLISKYPYWNRTMGADHFFVTCHDVGVRAFEGLQMVVKNSIRVVCSPSYDVGYIPHKDIALPQVLQPFALPPGGNDIENRTILGFWAGHRNSKIRVILARVWENDTELAISNNRISRATGELVYQKQFYRTKFCICPGGSQVNSARIADSIHYGCIPVIISNYYDLPFNDILDWQKFSVILKESDVYQLKSILKSIPHEKFVELHEHLVEVQKHFEWHSPPIPYDAFHMVMYELWLRHHVIKY